Proteins co-encoded in one Marmota flaviventris isolate mMarFla1 chromosome 9, mMarFla1.hap1, whole genome shotgun sequence genomic window:
- the Peli3 gene encoding E3 ubiquitin-protein ligase pellino homolog 3 isoform X1: MVLEGNPEVGTPRTSDLQHPGNKGSCILSSSEDAQPGEEPIKYGELIVLGCCEEGGEETEAQRGEVTGPRAHSCYNGCLASGDKGRRRSRLALSRRPHANGVKPDVMHHISTPLVSKALSNRGQHSISYTLSRSHSVIVEYTHDSDTDMFQIGRSTENMIDFVVTDTSPGGGAAEGPSAQSTISRYACRILCDRRPPYTARIYAAGFDASSNIFLGERAAKWRTPDGLMDGLTTNGVLVMHPAGGFSEDSAPGVWREISVCGNVYTLRDSRSAQQRGKLVENESNVLQDGSLIDLCGATLLWRTPAGLLRAPTLKQLEAQRQEANAARPQCPVGLSTLAFPSPARGRTAPDKQQPWVYVRCGHVHGYHGWGCRRERGPQERECPLCRLVGPYVPLWLGQEAGLCLDPGPPSHAFAPCGHVCSEKTARYWAQTPLPHGTHAFHAACPFCGAWLTGEHGCVRLIFQGPLD, translated from the exons ATGGTGCTGGAAGGAAACCCTGAAGTGGGGACCCCCCGAACCTCAGACCTCCAGCACCCCGGGAACAAGGGCTCTTGCATCCTTTCTTCCAGTGAAGATGCACAGCCGGGCGAGGAGCCCATCAAGTATGGCGAACTCATCGTCCTGGG ATGCTGTGAGGAAGGaggtgaggaaaccgaggctcagagaggggaagtgactggcccaagggcacacagctg CTACAATGGGTGTCTGGCAAGTGGGGACAAGGGTCGTCGGCGAAGCCGCCTTGCACTGAGTCGCCGGCCACATGCCAATGGAGTGAAGCCAGATGTCATGCACCACATCTCTACACCCCTCGTCTCCAAG GCACTGAGTAACCGAGGCCAGCACAGCATCTCATACACACTGTCCCGGAGCCACTCAGTTATAGTGGAGTACACGCATGACAGCGACACAGACATGTTCCAG ATTGGCCGCTCCACAGAGAACATGATAGACTTTGTGGTAACAGACACATCCCCTGGAGGAGGGGCTGCAGAGGGCCCTTCTGCCCAGAGCACCATCTCCCGCTATGCCTGCCGCATCCTCTGTGACCGCAGGCCACCCTATACTGCCCGCATCTATGCCGCTGGCTTTGATGCCTCCAGCAACATCTTCCTTGGA GAGCGGGCAGCCAAATGGCGGACCCCCGATGGCCTGATGGATGGCCTGACCACCAATGGGGTCCTGGTGATGCACCCTGCGGGAGGCTTCTCAGAAGACTCGGCCCCAGGTGTCTGGCGGGAGATCTCCGTCTGCGGGAATGTGTACACACTGCGAGACAGTCGCTCAGCCCAGCAGCGGGGGAAGCTG GTGGAAAATGAATCCAACGTGCTGCAAGACGGCTCGCTCATCGACCTGTGTGGGGCCACACTGCTGTGGCGCACTCCGGCAGGGCTGCTGCGGGCACCCACGCTGAAGCAGCTGGAGGCCCAGCGGCAGGAGGCCAATGCAGCACGGCCCCAGTGCCCAGTGGGCCTCAGCACCCTGGCCTTCCCCAGTCCAGCCCGCGGTCGCACAGCGCCTGACAAGCAGCAGCCCTGGGTCTACGTCCGCTGCGGTCATGTCCACGGCTACCACGGCTGGGGCTGCCGGCGGGAACGGGGCCCCCAGGAGCGCGAGTGTCCTCTCTGCCGCCTTGTGGGGCCCTATGTGCCCCTGTGGCTTGGCCAGGAGGCTGGCCTCTGCCTGGACCCTGGGCCGCCCAGCCACGCCTTTGCACCCTGCGGCCACGTCTGCTCTGAGAAGACTGCCCGCTACTGGGCCCAGACGCCGCTACCGCACGGCACCCATGCTTTCCATGCCGCCTGCCCCTTTTGTGGGGCCTGGCTTACGGGTGAACATGGCTGCGTCCGTCTCATTTTCCAGGGGCCACTGGACTAA
- the Peli3 gene encoding E3 ubiquitin-protein ligase pellino homolog 3 isoform X2, with protein sequence MVLEGNPEVGTPRTSDLQHPGNKGSCILSSSEDAQPGEEPIKYGELIVLGYNGCLASGDKGRRRSRLALSRRPHANGVKPDVMHHISTPLVSKALSNRGQHSISYTLSRSHSVIVEYTHDSDTDMFQIGRSTENMIDFVVTDTSPGGGAAEGPSAQSTISRYACRILCDRRPPYTARIYAAGFDASSNIFLGERAAKWRTPDGLMDGLTTNGVLVMHPAGGFSEDSAPGVWREISVCGNVYTLRDSRSAQQRGKLVENESNVLQDGSLIDLCGATLLWRTPAGLLRAPTLKQLEAQRQEANAARPQCPVGLSTLAFPSPARGRTAPDKQQPWVYVRCGHVHGYHGWGCRRERGPQERECPLCRLVGPYVPLWLGQEAGLCLDPGPPSHAFAPCGHVCSEKTARYWAQTPLPHGTHAFHAACPFCGAWLTGEHGCVRLIFQGPLD encoded by the exons ATGGTGCTGGAAGGAAACCCTGAAGTGGGGACCCCCCGAACCTCAGACCTCCAGCACCCCGGGAACAAGGGCTCTTGCATCCTTTCTTCCAGTGAAGATGCACAGCCGGGCGAGGAGCCCATCAAGTATGGCGAACTCATCGTCCTGGG CTACAATGGGTGTCTGGCAAGTGGGGACAAGGGTCGTCGGCGAAGCCGCCTTGCACTGAGTCGCCGGCCACATGCCAATGGAGTGAAGCCAGATGTCATGCACCACATCTCTACACCCCTCGTCTCCAAG GCACTGAGTAACCGAGGCCAGCACAGCATCTCATACACACTGTCCCGGAGCCACTCAGTTATAGTGGAGTACACGCATGACAGCGACACAGACATGTTCCAG ATTGGCCGCTCCACAGAGAACATGATAGACTTTGTGGTAACAGACACATCCCCTGGAGGAGGGGCTGCAGAGGGCCCTTCTGCCCAGAGCACCATCTCCCGCTATGCCTGCCGCATCCTCTGTGACCGCAGGCCACCCTATACTGCCCGCATCTATGCCGCTGGCTTTGATGCCTCCAGCAACATCTTCCTTGGA GAGCGGGCAGCCAAATGGCGGACCCCCGATGGCCTGATGGATGGCCTGACCACCAATGGGGTCCTGGTGATGCACCCTGCGGGAGGCTTCTCAGAAGACTCGGCCCCAGGTGTCTGGCGGGAGATCTCCGTCTGCGGGAATGTGTACACACTGCGAGACAGTCGCTCAGCCCAGCAGCGGGGGAAGCTG GTGGAAAATGAATCCAACGTGCTGCAAGACGGCTCGCTCATCGACCTGTGTGGGGCCACACTGCTGTGGCGCACTCCGGCAGGGCTGCTGCGGGCACCCACGCTGAAGCAGCTGGAGGCCCAGCGGCAGGAGGCCAATGCAGCACGGCCCCAGTGCCCAGTGGGCCTCAGCACCCTGGCCTTCCCCAGTCCAGCCCGCGGTCGCACAGCGCCTGACAAGCAGCAGCCCTGGGTCTACGTCCGCTGCGGTCATGTCCACGGCTACCACGGCTGGGGCTGCCGGCGGGAACGGGGCCCCCAGGAGCGCGAGTGTCCTCTCTGCCGCCTTGTGGGGCCCTATGTGCCCCTGTGGCTTGGCCAGGAGGCTGGCCTCTGCCTGGACCCTGGGCCGCCCAGCCACGCCTTTGCACCCTGCGGCCACGTCTGCTCTGAGAAGACTGCCCGCTACTGGGCCCAGACGCCGCTACCGCACGGCACCCATGCTTTCCATGCCGCCTGCCCCTTTTGTGGGGCCTGGCTTACGGGTGAACATGGCTGCGTCCGTCTCATTTTCCAGGGGCCACTGGACTAA